From a region of the Cyclopterus lumpus isolate fCycLum1 chromosome 5, fCycLum1.pri, whole genome shotgun sequence genome:
- the fbxo2 gene encoding F-box only protein 2 — MGKNLLKNPSGEEQLEFWDLTENGGSQWKVEDMPGDCGYDFCMDGVTTYFATSFELCLKRQVIDLLAEDYSSEQLDAQPSVTVDDWYCGRTDSGCTYQMAVSLLDENQEVVKEFKPEPVTLDPDTDDCSWKQVNHTFTDYGPGVRFITFEHGGQDTKFWDGWFGVRVTGSSVTVQV, encoded by the exons ATGGGCAAAAACCTGCTGAAGAATCCCAGTGGGGAAG AGCAGCTGGAATTCTGGGACCTGACAGAGAACGGTGGGAGTCAGTGGAAGGTGGAGGACATGCCGGGAGACTGCGGATACGACTTCTGCATGGACGGAGTGACCACATACTTTGCAACCTCCTTCGa GCTGTGTCTGAAGAGACAGGTGATCGACCTGTTAGCGGAGGATTACTCCAGCGAACAGCTGGACGCTCAGCCGTCCGTCACAGTGGACGACTG GTACTGCGGGAGGACGGATTCTGGCTGCACCTACCAAATGGCCGTGAGTCTGCTGGATGAGAACCAAGAGGTCGTAAAGGAGTTCAAACCTGAGCCGGTGACCCTCGACCCCGACACTGACGACTGCTCGTGGAAGCAG GTCAATCATACATTTACCGACTACGGCCCCGGTGTGCGTTTCATCACCTTTGAACACGGAGGACAAGACACCAAGTTCTGGGACGGTTGGTTCGGCGTCCGAGTCACCGGGAGCTCCGTTACGGTCCAGGTCTGA
- the svbp gene encoding small vasohibin-binding protein encodes MEPACRKDKPKLNSTPTRGDRARQKSAQQEHKQRQRAEIYALNKVMTELEQQQFESFCKQMQSQGE; translated from the exons ATGGAGCCAGCCTGCCGTAAAGACAAGCCAAAGCTGAActccaccccgaccagaggagACAGAGCCAGGCAGAAATCTGCGCAACAAGAACACAAACAgcgacagagagcagag ATTTATGCCCTGAACAAGGTGATGACGGAgttggagcagcagcagtttgaGTCCTTTTGTAAACAGATGCAGTCACAAGGAGAATGA